The DNA segment TTCTGATCGCAAAGCCGGGACTGGACGGGCACGATCGTGGCGCCAAGGTGATAGCCAGGGCGTTGCGTGACGCGGGGATGGAAGTCATCTACACCGGTCTCCGGCAAACGAGCGAGATGATCGTCAACGCTGCCGTCCAGGAGGACGTGGACGCCGTGGGCCTGTCGGTCCTCTCCGGCGCCCACATGCACTACTTCCGGGAAGTGGTCGACGGCCTCAGGGAGCAGGGGGCGCAGGACGTACTCGTCTTCGGCGGAGGGATCGTGCCTGACCAGGACCTGGTCGAACTCCGCGACATGGGGGTGGGGCGGATCTTCACTCCTGGAACCAGTACCGCCGAGGTGGTCGAGTACGTCCGCGAAGCAACGGCCGAGCGCGAGCGGGTGGACAGCTCCAGCTGAACGGTTGCCTAAGCAAGCCTGCTCAGTAAGCGGCCGGGCGCGCGAGTAGCGCCGGGCCGCTTCCTTTCGGGCTCCCAGGGGGGACGCGGAATCTTTCACCCTGCCCTGAAGGAGGGTCATGTTACATTCGACCTCGGCTACGGCGTAGTCGCGCGTCGCGGGGACGCGTTCGGGACTGAGCCGTCCCTCGGGGGAGACCAAATCTGGAAGGGTCAGCGATTTGAAGCTCCTTCGTCTCTGCTCCATCAGCTTGCTTCTGAGCGCAGCCACAATAGTTCTTGCCGACGGATACGCCCTGAAGACAGTCAGGCCAGGTGACAGCCTGGGGTCCATCGCCAACCGCTACAACCTCTCGGTTGGCGCTCTGATG comes from the Trueperaceae bacterium genome and includes:
- a CDS encoding cobalamin B12-binding domain-containing protein yields the protein MPERRIRVLIAKPGLDGHDRGAKVIARALRDAGMEVIYTGLRQTSEMIVNAAVQEDVDAVGLSVLSGAHMHYFREVVDGLREQGAQDVLVFGGGIVPDQDLVELRDMGVGRIFTPGTSTAEVVEYVREATAERERVDSSS